From the Anaerolineales bacterium genome, one window contains:
- a CDS encoding DUF1684 domain-containing protein yields MKDHFNDLLAWRTQREASLRGEYSWLALAGLGWLEDGANSVGSAPDSRVQLPPRFPSLAGVLHLQNGAAELEPAPGVAWRLGEQPPLSGRSAALRDDSGGQPDLLYLDDLRLVVIERAGRLAARLWDPQHPTRLNFPGCIWYPPAPELRLLARVELYQPPKPVQIVQITGGEYTAHMQATLAFEIDGKTHRLDAEQMQDGRYNLMFRDTTAGKTTYGAGRFLISEQPAGDTVILDFNYAYSPPCAFTEFATCPLPVPQNILPIPIEAGEQATAH; encoded by the coding sequence GTGAAAGATCACTTCAACGACCTCCTTGCTTGGCGCACGCAGCGTGAAGCCAGCTTGCGCGGCGAGTACAGCTGGCTGGCCCTGGCGGGTTTGGGCTGGCTGGAGGACGGCGCCAACTCCGTGGGCAGTGCCCCCGACAGTCGCGTACAGCTGCCGCCGCGCTTTCCCAGCCTGGCTGGCGTGCTGCACTTGCAGAACGGCGCAGCGGAACTGGAACCCGCCCCAGGCGTCGCCTGGCGGCTGGGGGAGCAACCGCCGCTCAGCGGCCGCAGCGCCGCGCTGCGCGATGACTCTGGCGGCCAGCCTGACCTGCTGTATTTGGACGACCTGCGCCTGGTAGTCATCGAGCGCGCCGGGCGCCTGGCGGCCCGCCTATGGGACCCGCAGCACCCCACCCGGCTCAACTTTCCTGGCTGCATCTGGTATCCGCCCGCGCCGGAGCTGCGCTTGCTGGCCCGGGTGGAACTCTACCAACCACCCAAACCCGTACAAATTGTGCAAATCACCGGTGGTGAATACACCGCCCATATGCAAGCCACCCTGGCCTTCGAGATCGATGGCAAAACCCATCGCCTGGACGCGGAACAGATGCAGGATGGGCGCTATAACCTCATGTTTAGGGATACCACTGCCGGCAAAACCACTTACGGCGCTGGGCGTTTCCTGATCAGTGAGCAGCCTGCGGGCGATACAGTCATCCTCGACTTCAACTATGCCTACAGTCCACCCTGCGCCTTCACAGAATTTGCCACTTGTCCCCTGCCCGTGCCGCAAAACATCCTGCCCATCCCCATCGAAGCGGGCGAGCAAGCGACAGCGCACTAA